The Cynocephalus volans isolate mCynVol1 chromosome 2, mCynVol1.pri, whole genome shotgun sequence genome window below encodes:
- the MGAT4B gene encoding alpha-1,3-mannosyl-glycoprotein 4-beta-N-acetylglucosaminyltransferase B isoform X1 has product MRLRNGTFLTLLLFCLCAFLSLSWYAALSGQKGDVVDVYQREFLALRDRLHAAEQESLKRSKELNLVLDEIKRAVSERQALRDGDGNRTWSRLTEDPRLKPWNVSHRHVLHLPTVFHHLPHLLAKESSLQPAVRVGQGRTGVSVVMGIPSVRREVHSYLTDTLHSLISELSPQEKEDSVIVVLIAETDPQYTSAVTENIKALFPTEIHSGLLEVISPSPNFYPDFSRLRESFGDPKERVRWRTKQNLDYCFLMMYAQSKGIYYVQLEDDIVAKPNYLSTMKNFALQQPSEDWMILEFSQLGFIGKMFKSLDLSLIVEFILMFYRDKPIDWLLDHILWVKVCNPEKDAKHCDRQKANLRIRFKPSLFQHVGTHSSLAGKIQKLKDKDFGKQALRKEHVNPPAEVSTSLKTYQHFTLEKAYLREDFFWAFTPAAGDFIRFRFFQPLRLERFFFRSGNIEHPEDKLFNTSVEVLPFDNPQSDKEALQEGRSATLRYPRSPDGYLQIGSFYKGVAEGEVDPAFGPLEALRLSIQTDSPVWVILSEIFLKKAD; this is encoded by the exons ATGAGGCTCCGCAATGGCACCTTCCTGACGCTGCTGCTCTTCTGCCTGTGCGCCTTCCTATCGCTCTCCTGGTACGCGGCGCTCAGCGGCCAGAAAG GCGACGTGGTGGACGTTTACCAGCGGGAGTTCCTGGCGCTGCGGGACCGTCTGCACGCGGCTGAGCAGGAGAGCCTCAAGCGCTCCAAGGAACTCAACCTGGTGCTGGACGAGATCAAGAGGGCAGTGTCAGAGAGGCAGGCGCTGCGAGACGGAGACGGCAATCGCACCTGGAGCCGCCTAACAG AGGACCCTCGACTGAAGCCGTGGAACGTCTCGCACAGGCACGTGCTGCACCTGCCCACCGTCTTCCACCATCTGCCACACCTGCTGGCCAAGGAGAGCAGTCTGCAGCCAGCGGTGCGCGTGGGCCAGGGCCGCACCGGAG TGTCGGTGGTGATGGGTATTCCGAGCGTGCGGCGCGAGGTGCATTCCTACCTGACAGACACGCTGCACTCGCTCATCTCCGAGCTCAGCCCACAGGAGAAGGAGGACTCGGTCATCGTGGTGCTGATTGCCGAG ACTGACCCACAGTACACTTCGGCAGTGACAGAAAACATCAAGGCCTT GTTCCCCACAGAAATCCATTCCGGGCTCCTGGAGGtcatctccccttcccccaacttcTACCCTGACTTCTCCCGCCTCCGCGAGTCCTTTGGGGACCCCAAGGAGAGAGTCAG GTGGAGGACCAAACAGAACCTCGATTATTGCTTCCTCATGATGTACGCGCAGTCCAAAGGCATCTACTATGTGCAG CTGGAGGATGACATCGTAGCCAAGCCCAACTATCTGAGCACTATGAAGAACTTCGCACTCCAGCAGCCCTCAGAGGACTGGATGATCCTGGAATTTTCCCAGCTGGGCTTCATTG GGAAGATGTTCAAGTCGTTGGACCTGAGCCTGATTGTGGAGTTCATTCTCATGTTCTACCGGGACAAGCCCATTGACTGGCTCCTGGACCATATACTATGGGTGAAGGTCTGCAACCCTGAGAAGGACGCG AAGCACTGTGACCGGCAGAAAGCCAACCTGCGGATCCGCTTCAAGCCGTCCCTCTTCCAGCACGTGGGCACTCATTCCTCGCTGGCGGGCAAGATCCAGAAACTGAAG GACAAGGACTTTGGGAAGCAGGCGTTGCGGAAGGAGCACGTGAACCCACCAGCTGAGGTGAGCACGAGCCTCAAGACGTACCAGCACTTCACCCTGGAGAAAGCCTACTTGCGTGAGGACTTCTTTTGGGCCTTCACACCTGCTGCAGGGGATTTCATTCGCTTCCGCTTCTTCCAGCCATTGCGCCTTGAGCG GTTCTTCTTCCGCAGTGGGAACATCGAGCACCCAGAGGACAAGCTCTTCAACACGTCTGTGGAGGTGCTGCCCTTTGAT AACCCTCAGTCGGACAAAGAGGCCCTGCAGGAGGGCCGCTCAGCTACTCTCCGGTACCCTCGGAGCCCTGATGGCTACCTCCAGATAG GCTCCTTCTACAAGGGTGTGGCAGAGGGCGAGGTGGACCCTGCCTTTGGCCCCCTGGAAGCACTGCGCCTCTCcatccaaacagactccccagtgTGGGTCATTCTGAGTGAG ATCTTCCTGAAAAAGGCCGACTGA
- the MGAT4B gene encoding alpha-1,3-mannosyl-glycoprotein 4-beta-N-acetylglucosaminyltransferase B isoform X2 → MRLRNGTFLTLLLFCLCAFLSLSWYAALSGQKGDVVDVYQREFLALRDRLHAAEQESLKRSKELNLVLDEIKRAVSERQALRDGDGNRTWSRLTEDPRLKPWNVSHRHVLHLPTVFHHLPHLLAKESSLQPAVRVGQGRTGDTLHSLISELSPQEKEDSVIVVLIAETDPQYTSAVTENIKALFPTEIHSGLLEVISPSPNFYPDFSRLRESFGDPKERVRWRTKQNLDYCFLMMYAQSKGIYYVQLEDDIVAKPNYLSTMKNFALQQPSEDWMILEFSQLGFIGKMFKSLDLSLIVEFILMFYRDKPIDWLLDHILWVKVCNPEKDAKHCDRQKANLRIRFKPSLFQHVGTHSSLAGKIQKLKDKDFGKQALRKEHVNPPAEVSTSLKTYQHFTLEKAYLREDFFWAFTPAAGDFIRFRFFQPLRLERFFFRSGNIEHPEDKLFNTSVEVLPFDNPQSDKEALQEGRSATLRYPRSPDGYLQIGSFYKGVAEGEVDPAFGPLEALRLSIQTDSPVWVILSEIFLKKAD, encoded by the exons ATGAGGCTCCGCAATGGCACCTTCCTGACGCTGCTGCTCTTCTGCCTGTGCGCCTTCCTATCGCTCTCCTGGTACGCGGCGCTCAGCGGCCAGAAAG GCGACGTGGTGGACGTTTACCAGCGGGAGTTCCTGGCGCTGCGGGACCGTCTGCACGCGGCTGAGCAGGAGAGCCTCAAGCGCTCCAAGGAACTCAACCTGGTGCTGGACGAGATCAAGAGGGCAGTGTCAGAGAGGCAGGCGCTGCGAGACGGAGACGGCAATCGCACCTGGAGCCGCCTAACAG AGGACCCTCGACTGAAGCCGTGGAACGTCTCGCACAGGCACGTGCTGCACCTGCCCACCGTCTTCCACCATCTGCCACACCTGCTGGCCAAGGAGAGCAGTCTGCAGCCAGCGGTGCGCGTGGGCCAGGGCCGCACCGGAG ACACGCTGCACTCGCTCATCTCCGAGCTCAGCCCACAGGAGAAGGAGGACTCGGTCATCGTGGTGCTGATTGCCGAG ACTGACCCACAGTACACTTCGGCAGTGACAGAAAACATCAAGGCCTT GTTCCCCACAGAAATCCATTCCGGGCTCCTGGAGGtcatctccccttcccccaacttcTACCCTGACTTCTCCCGCCTCCGCGAGTCCTTTGGGGACCCCAAGGAGAGAGTCAG GTGGAGGACCAAACAGAACCTCGATTATTGCTTCCTCATGATGTACGCGCAGTCCAAAGGCATCTACTATGTGCAG CTGGAGGATGACATCGTAGCCAAGCCCAACTATCTGAGCACTATGAAGAACTTCGCACTCCAGCAGCCCTCAGAGGACTGGATGATCCTGGAATTTTCCCAGCTGGGCTTCATTG GGAAGATGTTCAAGTCGTTGGACCTGAGCCTGATTGTGGAGTTCATTCTCATGTTCTACCGGGACAAGCCCATTGACTGGCTCCTGGACCATATACTATGGGTGAAGGTCTGCAACCCTGAGAAGGACGCG AAGCACTGTGACCGGCAGAAAGCCAACCTGCGGATCCGCTTCAAGCCGTCCCTCTTCCAGCACGTGGGCACTCATTCCTCGCTGGCGGGCAAGATCCAGAAACTGAAG GACAAGGACTTTGGGAAGCAGGCGTTGCGGAAGGAGCACGTGAACCCACCAGCTGAGGTGAGCACGAGCCTCAAGACGTACCAGCACTTCACCCTGGAGAAAGCCTACTTGCGTGAGGACTTCTTTTGGGCCTTCACACCTGCTGCAGGGGATTTCATTCGCTTCCGCTTCTTCCAGCCATTGCGCCTTGAGCG GTTCTTCTTCCGCAGTGGGAACATCGAGCACCCAGAGGACAAGCTCTTCAACACGTCTGTGGAGGTGCTGCCCTTTGAT AACCCTCAGTCGGACAAAGAGGCCCTGCAGGAGGGCCGCTCAGCTACTCTCCGGTACCCTCGGAGCCCTGATGGCTACCTCCAGATAG GCTCCTTCTACAAGGGTGTGGCAGAGGGCGAGGTGGACCCTGCCTTTGGCCCCCTGGAAGCACTGCGCCTCTCcatccaaacagactccccagtgTGGGTCATTCTGAGTGAG ATCTTCCTGAAAAAGGCCGACTGA
- the MGAT4B gene encoding alpha-1,3-mannosyl-glycoprotein 4-beta-N-acetylglucosaminyltransferase B isoform X3, producing the protein MRLRNGTFLTLLLFCLCAFLSLSWYAALSGQKGDVVDVYQREFLALRDRLHAAEQESLKRSKELNLVLDEIKRAVSERQALRDGDGNRTWSRLTEDPRLKPWNVSHRHVLHLPTVFHHLPHLLAKESSLQPAVRVGQGRTGVSVVMGIPSVRREVHSYLTDTLHSLISELSPQEKEDSVIVVLIAETDPQYTSAVTENIKALFPTEIHSGLLEVISPSPNFYPDFSRLRESFGDPKERVRWRTKQNLDYCFLMMYAQSKGIYYVQLEDDIVAKPNYLSTMKNFALQQPSEDWMILEFSQLGFIGKMFKSLDLSLIVEFILMFYRDKPIDWLLDHILWVKVCNPEKDAKHCDRQKANLRIRFKPSLFQHVGTHSSLAGKIQKLKDKDFGKQALRKEHVNPPAEVSTSLKTYQHFTLEKAYLREDFFWAFTPAAGDFIRFRFFQPLRLERFFFRSGNIEHPEDKLFNTSVEVLPFDNPQSDKEALQEGRSATLRYPRSPDGYLQIDLPEKGRLS; encoded by the exons ATGAGGCTCCGCAATGGCACCTTCCTGACGCTGCTGCTCTTCTGCCTGTGCGCCTTCCTATCGCTCTCCTGGTACGCGGCGCTCAGCGGCCAGAAAG GCGACGTGGTGGACGTTTACCAGCGGGAGTTCCTGGCGCTGCGGGACCGTCTGCACGCGGCTGAGCAGGAGAGCCTCAAGCGCTCCAAGGAACTCAACCTGGTGCTGGACGAGATCAAGAGGGCAGTGTCAGAGAGGCAGGCGCTGCGAGACGGAGACGGCAATCGCACCTGGAGCCGCCTAACAG AGGACCCTCGACTGAAGCCGTGGAACGTCTCGCACAGGCACGTGCTGCACCTGCCCACCGTCTTCCACCATCTGCCACACCTGCTGGCCAAGGAGAGCAGTCTGCAGCCAGCGGTGCGCGTGGGCCAGGGCCGCACCGGAG TGTCGGTGGTGATGGGTATTCCGAGCGTGCGGCGCGAGGTGCATTCCTACCTGACAGACACGCTGCACTCGCTCATCTCCGAGCTCAGCCCACAGGAGAAGGAGGACTCGGTCATCGTGGTGCTGATTGCCGAG ACTGACCCACAGTACACTTCGGCAGTGACAGAAAACATCAAGGCCTT GTTCCCCACAGAAATCCATTCCGGGCTCCTGGAGGtcatctccccttcccccaacttcTACCCTGACTTCTCCCGCCTCCGCGAGTCCTTTGGGGACCCCAAGGAGAGAGTCAG GTGGAGGACCAAACAGAACCTCGATTATTGCTTCCTCATGATGTACGCGCAGTCCAAAGGCATCTACTATGTGCAG CTGGAGGATGACATCGTAGCCAAGCCCAACTATCTGAGCACTATGAAGAACTTCGCACTCCAGCAGCCCTCAGAGGACTGGATGATCCTGGAATTTTCCCAGCTGGGCTTCATTG GGAAGATGTTCAAGTCGTTGGACCTGAGCCTGATTGTGGAGTTCATTCTCATGTTCTACCGGGACAAGCCCATTGACTGGCTCCTGGACCATATACTATGGGTGAAGGTCTGCAACCCTGAGAAGGACGCG AAGCACTGTGACCGGCAGAAAGCCAACCTGCGGATCCGCTTCAAGCCGTCCCTCTTCCAGCACGTGGGCACTCATTCCTCGCTGGCGGGCAAGATCCAGAAACTGAAG GACAAGGACTTTGGGAAGCAGGCGTTGCGGAAGGAGCACGTGAACCCACCAGCTGAGGTGAGCACGAGCCTCAAGACGTACCAGCACTTCACCCTGGAGAAAGCCTACTTGCGTGAGGACTTCTTTTGGGCCTTCACACCTGCTGCAGGGGATTTCATTCGCTTCCGCTTCTTCCAGCCATTGCGCCTTGAGCG GTTCTTCTTCCGCAGTGGGAACATCGAGCACCCAGAGGACAAGCTCTTCAACACGTCTGTGGAGGTGCTGCCCTTTGAT AACCCTCAGTCGGACAAAGAGGCCCTGCAGGAGGGCCGCTCAGCTACTCTCCGGTACCCTCGGAGCCCTGATGGCTACCTCCAGATAG ATCTTCCTGAAAAAGGCCGACTGAGCTGA